The Methanopyrus kandleri AV19 DNA segment CCCGGCCCGGGTGGCGATGGAGGTCACGACGTCGCTCGTCCCGGCCCAGCACTACATCCCCGAGGGCCGCGACCACATGCGCTCGATCACGCTCTACGACCACTCGCTCCTCACCGCGTCCCTGGCCTCGTGCCTGTGGTACCTGGTCGAGGAGGGTCACCTCGACGGCCCGGAGGATAACCCGTCGGAGGCTTACCACCGGTTGAGGGACGGGTTGAGGGAGGGCCGGGGCTCCTTCCTCCTGGTGCGCGGGTCGCTCTCCGGTATCGGCGAGTTCATCCGCTCGGTCCGGCGCGCGTCCCCGCTCGAGGAGAGGAGGCGTACGGCCTCGTACCTCAAGATCATCCGGGGACGCTCGGCCTTCGTGGACCTGCTCACGGCGGGCGCGGCCTGGACCGTCCTCCGCGAGACCCTGGGTCGGGACGCGCACCCCGCGTTCCTGCTCCGGGCGGCGGGTGGCTCCTTCACGCTCCTCCTGCCGAACACCGAGGAGGTCCGGGAGGCGCTCGAAGCGGTTCGGGAAGGATTGAAGCGGTCGGTGTCGGAGGGCAGCGACGGGGTCCTCTCCCTCGGGCTGGCCTGGGTCGAGCTGGACTGGGACGCCCTGATGAGGAGGGAGCGGTTCAGGGAGCGCGTGGAGGAGCTGGGTCGCCGGGAGTCGGAGGACCGGCGTCGCGCGGTCCTGCCGGGTCGGGGGACGACGTCCCGGGTCGAGGAGCCCTGCCCCGTCTGCGGGAGCCCGGTCCCGGAGGATGAGGGGTGCGAGCACTGCGAGCGGCTGGGGGACCTGGGCGACTCCCTGGTCCGCCGGGACGAGGAGGACCGCCCGGTGTTCGCGGGTTTCCTGGTCTACGAGGATCGGGACGGTTCCGGGGACGGTGGGGATGTCGTGCACGAACGCGACGGGCACCGGTACCGCGTGCACCACGTGACCCGCGAAGGGTTGGGCGGTGCCGTCTCGGTAGGTGGACTGCTCCTGGTGGATCCGGCGCACGTGGAGGAGGCGCTGAAGTGTGCGCGGAAGGCGGCAAAGGAGGGGAAGTCTCCGGCCCGGGTCGTCATGTCCTACTTCCCGTGGTACGCGGCTACGAAGGACGACGTGCCGGAGTCGGAGGGAGAGGAGGGGATCGCGACGTTCTCGGGGATGGCGGAACGCTCCCCGGGCGCGTCCCTGCTGGGGTTCGCGTACGTGGACGTGGACAACCTGGGCGAGTGGGTGAGGGAGGCCGCGGGCGACGCGTTCGGCGTACTGCTTTCGATCTCCAGGTTCACGGACCTGGTCTTCCGCCACTGGGTGAACGCGCTGGGGTTCCGGACGGTCGCGGAGTTGCTGGACGACGTGCCGGGACTCGAGGTGAGGCTGGCGGACGGCGGGCGGGAGCTCGACCCGCCGGAGCTGCTACCGAGGTTCGGGGAGGACGGGGAGCCCGAGCCGGAGCACGGGGAGGACCGCGGTCGGCCGTTCCTGTTAGTGTACTCGGGCGGCGACGACCTATTAGTGGCGGGCGCGTGGAACGAGGCGTACTCGCTGCCGTTCGAGGTCTTCCTGCTCTTCTCGCACGTCACGGGTTACCTGCCCGTCGCGTCCCTGTCCGGGGCGGTCGTGCTCACGCGGAAGAAGGCCCCGTTCCACCTGGTCCTGCGGGCGCTCAAGGCGCGGGAGCGGGAGGCTAAGCGCGCGGGTGAGGGCGACGACCCCGTGCGGGTGAGGCTGGCGCCGAAGGGTTACGTTTCGCTGTTGAGGTTATCCGTTTCTAAATCATTGAATGTCAAAGAATTGGAATCGGATAGCGAAAACCAGGATACACATCCCGTCCCCGGACCCGTGCGGTTCGACCTGGCCCTCGCCGCGGTGGACATGTTGAAGGACGTCGTGGGCGCGCTCGACCGGAAGGCGCGGGCCTACCGGCTGCTCCGCGCGCTCCGGTCCTGGTGGGGGCGCGGCGACGTGGGAGCTGCCTCGGCGCTCGCGTACGTCGTCTCCAGGATGGAAGACGACTCGGGGGTCGACCTCTCCGGGACGCTCCTCTCGGTCCTGCCGGTTAAGCCTCCCGAGGACGCCGAGCTGTACCCGGTCGGCCTGTTCGACGTGGCCCTGATCCCGCACCTGATCGCGAGGAGGGGAGGATGAGATGGGCGCGGATCTGAGGCCGGCGGAGCTCGCGGAAGAGTACCTGTACAAGCCGGGTCGACTGGACAGGAACCGTAGGGAGGACGCGGAGCGGAGGTTTGAGAGGTTGCTGAACGACTTCAAGGCTAAGAGGATACAGCTGAAGCCCTCGGACGACGGGCTCCTAGAGCTCGCGTTCTTCACGGCACTGGTGTCGTTGAATGTCTCGAACTCGCAGCTCAGGCGGCTGTACGCCGAGATCACGAACGTCCGCAACGAGACCAGGAGGGCCAGGGAGGGGAAAGGGAGCTGGGAGGACGTGGTAGCCGCCCTGGGCAAGGCCCGCGTCGTGCTCGCGTACACGAAGGGTCGGCAGGGGAAGGAGTTCGAGGGCCTGTACGAGGTCCTGGACGAGGCGCTGCGTAAGGCGACGAAGATCGTTGAGGACTCGGAGGACGACGACGTCCGGAGGCGCGCGATCGAGGCCCTTCACTTCCTGGCCGAGGGCATCGTCGCGTTCCACCGCTTCCTGGGCGGTAGGAGCTGAGGGGGGTCGAACGTGGTCGGTATCGGCGGCACGATCACGCTGGTCGGCGAGATCCGGCTGAGGACGGGCACGCGGATCGGCACGTCCGAGGAGGAGATCGAGATCGGCGGGCTCGACAACCCCGTGATCAGGGACCCGGTGAGCGGATACCCGTACGTCCCGGGCTCCTCGCTGAAGGGGCGCGCCCGGGCGCTGTTCGAGCTCGCGTGGATGAAGAGCCGGGAAATCGAGCCGGACGTGTTCTTCGGCGCCCACCACAACGAGCGCCACGAGTGCGGGTTCGTGCGGCGGGAGGTGTACGAGGAGGCTAAAGAGTACCTGCGCGAGGATCCGCCGTGGCTGGAGAACGGGACGTGTCCGGTCTGCCGGATCTTCGGGTCGGCGGGCGACGGGATCGGGTTCTCGGACCCGGGGAGGCTGGAGGACGAGCGCCGGGGACTCGGGTACGATCCCTACGGGCGGTACCGGGACCCCAACGACGCCCAGGAGCTCTCCGGGGTCGTGGACGTGAAGAAGGAAGCGCGCGTGGCCTTCAGGGACGCCCACCCGACTACCTACACCGTTAATGACGTCTTCGAGCGGGCGGGCGAGCCCACGGAAGTCAAGCACGAGAACGCGATCAACCGCGTCAGCGGTGAGGCCAACCCGCGCTCGATGGAGCGCGTCCCGAAAGGTTCGCGCTTCGGTCTGGAGGTCGTCTACCGGGTCGAGGACGGGGAGGAGCTCGAGTCGGACCTGAAGTACCTGATGTCCTCGTTGAAGCTCGTGGAGGACCAAGGGATCGGCCACAGCACCTCCCGGGGCTACGGCCGCGTCGAGTTCAGGATCGCCGCCCTCTGCGCGCGGTCGACCGGGTGGTACCTGGACCCGGGCGCGGGCGAGGGGTTCCCGGAGGAGGAAGACAAGGACGAGGCCGCCGACGAGGTCACGTACCTGAGTGACCTCGAGGCCGAGCGGTACGAGATCGTGATCCGCGCCCGGGACCTGGAGGACCGGGCGTACCTGCGTCCCGAGGAGTGGGTGGAGCGGCTGGACGAGGTGGTCGGCGAGCTCCCGTGGGGCCGATGACGTGGAGCTGGTCCTGGAGCTGTCGCTGGGTCGGTTCCGCGCGGGGGACGCTATCGAGCGGACCCGGACCTCCGTCCCCGCCCAGACGCTCTTCGGGGCGATCCTCGGGGCGACCCTGGAGCTCCTACGCGGCGACGGCGAGGACCCGGACGTCGTAAAGGAAGTCCTAGACGCGCTGGTCGGCGGCCTCGAGCTCACGGACGCGTTCCCGCTGGACCGCGGGGGCGAGCCGCTGCTCCCCGTACCCGAGCACGTCCGCCGGGAGCTCTCGGACCCAGAGCGATACGGGGAGGTGCTGAGGGAGCTCGCGGGTGACGACGTAGACACGGGGACCCACGGGCTGGTGACCGAGCCGGAGCGCCTGCCGCTGTCCCTGTTCACGGATCTCTGCGTCGAGGGGTCGCCGACGGATCCGGCGACGCTGAAGCGGCTGCGGGAGTGGCTCTCGGGGGAGCACGACCCGGTCGTGGGCTCCGGCCGGCTCACCCACGCCTCGGTCCCCAGGACGGGCGATGACACGACGCCGTTCACCCTGGACTACGCCAGCGGCCGCGGGATCGAGGGTCCCACGCACGTGGCCTTCCTCAGGTACGATGGGAAGGAACCGGACTACTACGACGTCGAGGCGCTGCTCCGCGCGGTCCTCCGTTATCTCAGGGACGCGGGGCTCGGCGGTGCCAGGTCCCGGGGCGCGGGTGAGGTCTTAGAGGCGGGGCTCAGGGAGCCGGAAGGCGAGGAGAAGCTGCTGTTCTCGCAGCGGATGAGGGTCGAGGAGGGCGAGCCCGCGATCACGCTCTCGGCCTGCGCACCCGAGGGGGACGCGGAGTTCTACGGCCGGGTCGAGCGGAGGGGCCTCCACTACGCCCGGGTGGGTCCTTTCGTGACGAATTACCGGGTCCCGCGCCACTACCTGGCCGCGACGGGTTCGTACTTCCCGGAGTGGCCCGGCGCGGAGAACCTCAGGTTCGAGGTCCCGGAGGGGCTGCTCCCCGGGTTCCTCCGGGGCGACCCGATGTACCGGGGCGGGTACGAGCTCGTCGTCTACGGTCGAGGGTTCCCGGTCCGGGTCAGGGCGTTGGGGGACGGGGATTGACCGTCCTGCTGGTCCGGAACGTGGGCGTGAACGACGTCCGGGTGGACGGCGAACGGGTGAACGAGCCGTACTACGTGCTCAAGGAGCTGGTCGAGTCGGGCGACCTCGACGGCGTGTCCTTCCCGATCCTAGAACGGGTGCTGGAGGAGCTGGAGCCCGACCGGATCGTCCTCTTCGCGACGGACCAGGATCCGGGATCGACCCCGAGGCATCTGA contains these protein-coding regions:
- the cas10 gene encoding type III-A CRISPR-associated protein Cas10/Csm1, translated to MERVALAGLLHDVGKLPQRSGERGSHQKLGAELLKKAFGGREREDETLGLAVLAARYHHSDSLGDARPSDLEVPEDWGLELAVVALADTLASAERGNNELDREEPRGDHRGYWTLYNPWYRIWEAFRRRLGGEVPGGWGWTEGRPEFVPDELPLLHLNVDPREFEPPKVVEEGEGYRGRYRGLAGRLTEWLKGLGVRDHPHPFDPARVAMEVTTSLVPAQHYIPEGRDHMRSITLYDHSLLTASLASCLWYLVEEGHLDGPEDNPSEAYHRLRDGLREGRGSFLLVRGSLSGIGEFIRSVRRASPLEERRRTASYLKIIRGRSAFVDLLTAGAAWTVLRETLGRDAHPAFLLRAAGGSFTLLLPNTEEVREALEAVREGLKRSVSEGSDGVLSLGLAWVELDWDALMRRERFRERVEELGRRESEDRRRAVLPGRGTTSRVEEPCPVCGSPVPEDEGCEHCERLGDLGDSLVRRDEEDRPVFAGFLVYEDRDGSGDGGDVVHERDGHRYRVHHVTREGLGGAVSVGGLLLVDPAHVEEALKCARKAAKEGKSPARVVMSYFPWYAATKDDVPESEGEEGIATFSGMAERSPGASLLGFAYVDVDNLGEWVREAAGDAFGVLLSISRFTDLVFRHWVNALGFRTVAELLDDVPGLEVRLADGGRELDPPELLPRFGEDGEPEPEHGEDRGRPFLLVYSGGDDLLVAGAWNEAYSLPFEVFLLFSHVTGYLPVASLSGAVVLTRKKAPFHLVLRALKAREREAKRAGEGDDPVRVRLAPKGYVSLLRLSVSKSLNVKELESDSENQDTHPVPGPVRFDLALAAVDMLKDVVGALDRKARAYRLLRALRSWWGRGDVGAASALAYVVSRMEDDSGVDLSGTLLSVLPVKPPEDAELYPVGLFDVALIPHLIARRGG
- the csm2 gene encoding type III-A CRISPR-associated protein Csm2, translating into MGADLRPAELAEEYLYKPGRLDRNRREDAERRFERLLNDFKAKRIQLKPSDDGLLELAFFTALVSLNVSNSQLRRLYAEITNVRNETRRAREGKGSWEDVVAALGKARVVLAYTKGRQGKEFEGLYEVLDEALRKATKIVEDSEDDDVRRRAIEALHFLAEGIVAFHRFLGGRS
- the csm3 gene encoding type III-A CRISPR-associated RAMP protein Csm3, translating into MVGIGGTITLVGEIRLRTGTRIGTSEEEIEIGGLDNPVIRDPVSGYPYVPGSSLKGRARALFELAWMKSREIEPDVFFGAHHNERHECGFVRREVYEEAKEYLREDPPWLENGTCPVCRIFGSAGDGIGFSDPGRLEDERRGLGYDPYGRYRDPNDAQELSGVVDVKKEARVAFRDAHPTTYTVNDVFERAGEPTEVKHENAINRVSGEANPRSMERVPKGSRFGLEVVYRVEDGEELESDLKYLMSSLKLVEDQGIGHSTSRGYGRVEFRIAALCARSTGWYLDPGAGEGFPEEEDKDEAADEVTYLSDLEAERYEIVIRARDLEDRAYLRPEEWVERLDEVVGELPWGR